The stretch of DNA ggcagctgctgctttcgAGAGATTACTCAGCAGCACCAAACATTTTGCTTGGCACCGATCCGACTGCCAAAGGCTCCgcggggacaggcagcagggcagcgCTGAAGCCAGTGGAGGAATCTGGAACTGGCACATCCCGCGgcagagcagcacacagctgtCCGTGAAAAGCAGCGCTACTATGGGGACGCATCACAGGAGAGGCCCCGCGCTCACAGCAGGAGCTCGGGATGCCCCGACAGAAGTCGGCTTTTAGCTGGATGAAACCATGAGCTTCGTGCCCAATATCCCACTCTCAAAGGGCCTGATGCTTTCGAAAGGGACCCAAACTTAAAACAGGCCTGGATTTCTCCAGCAGCGCGAGTAGTGACTGAGACCGCACCAGAGGGAGAAATCCAACTGGAGGATGCTGCCTGCTCcatgccacctcctccagcaAATTGTCCTCCGCCAGCCCTGCTCCACGCGCCCCTTTCCCTCCGGGCTGAATGCAAGGCCAGTTGGGAAGTGAAACGGGAACAAGAGACTCACATGGATCCAGCCTAGCGTAACAAGGCCATGCTGATCCTGGATCACGAAGAGCTCCTCCTCATTCTCCGTGTTGCAATAATCGGGGCCTCCGTACTGCTTGGGAACGATGACGTGGGTTATCGTGAACTCGTTCCTCATCTGCAAGGCAGCACAGGGAGGCTGTTACCCACCAGACACCCCCCCAAGCAGGAAACACTGCTGCCGCCCACTGGTGCAAAGGTAATTTCCTAAGCTTTGGGAACGCGGTACTTCTGCATTCACCACTCAGGGGCCCAGCCAGGGGAACAGCAGGTCTGGAAACAAGCCCACAGATGCATCTACCGTCCATTTACAGGTCATGGAAAGAGTAACTGCAAGTTACTGACAAAGGAGTCACAGGATTTTCTGAGTCTGAGCATGACCCATGgctttctatttcattttctctgctgtgcAGAGCACCCGCAAGAGGTCAGAGAAGTCCTTGACACCCACCGAAGCGAATCTCTCCACTCACTAGGAGATGATGCCTCATAATTAAATAATCACCAAGCATCTGGAAGCAGCTGGATTGCAGAAAGTTGCTACATCAAACAACTTCATTTCAAAGCAAACTTCTGCAAGCAAAGCAGCGCCAAGTGACTCCGGGGAGACAGGCTGGAGCTGCCAATAGAAACCTGTGCAGGCAAACTCTCTGGGGGAGAACTAACTGTCTCCAGTCGGTATTTGCACAGCCTTGTCTTGGTGAGGGTCCTAGTTCACAGCTGGGACACCTCAGTCCTGCTGGTACCAAAAGGACAAGAGCTGCCTGTCACCGGCAACGTGGGAGTGCTTGAAACAGGTACCCAGCAGAGAGTCTTCAACAGGAGAGGGGAAGCTGAATACCCATAGGGACTTGGTGGCCGGCACCTCATTCAGTGTGAGGAAATCCTAAtgtaaaagggaggaaaaggaaaggcagatcATCCCTAACGCTCACACGAAACCTTAGTCATGAGTGAAACTGCACTACAGCCTTCCGTGGCAAAAATCAGGGTCCTCTAGCCATTTTCAAAGCTATTGCACACGTTGACAAAAGGCCCCTGCACCCCCTTCCAGGGTCTTAATTAGGATTACCACCTTACCAGCTTACCGCAGAGGATCCCACATGTCTCCACACCCCGGATCGTGTTGGCATCAGCCAGCTGGAGGAATTTCTGGCAGAGCTCCCTAGGGACGATGACCTGGCGAAGGACATCCATACTTGCATCTGTGGGGAGAATGGGAGCACAATGAGCAACGCCAGTCGGGGACGTTGGAGAAACGTTCCCTCAGGTCAGTATCTGAAGGGACTAGACTGAGAAAATTCAGCCTGGAAACATCAACTGCTCTAACGTCTACCCTTGCAACAGCAGTCACAGATAAATGAAGTCACTGTGACACTTCATAAAGGACACTGACTACCTCTTCCAAAACAGGGACACGTAGAGAGAAAGAGACCTTTAGCAGGGTGtcagaaaaacaagtattttgttaaacaaaatgaaaccacAAAGACTTACAAAACGCCATTTAAAAGTAAGATGCGTCACTGGTCAAGAACCAGTCATTTGGAAGTGTCCGAATCAGTATTTTGGAGCCACGTTTGGCAGAAGAGGAGAATTCGGTCAGCCTAGCCAGGAACTAAACCCCAATCTCCAACAAGTATTTGGATCTAGGAAAGCCAAATAGGCTGCAGACTCTAGATCAGCAGAGAGACTGGGTTGGAGAAGCGTGGGGGGCCGATTCCCAAGAGGAGACAGCTCTCCCCAGGCCTGCAAACCTTTACTGGACAACGGGGAGAACATCCAGTGACTTGGAAGGCCAAACCCCCAGAAGGGATGGAGTCATGATCAGATAATTCCAAGAGCCTCCCGGCTAAATCAGCTCCTCGGCCGTGTTTGGCTCAGCCTCAGCAAGGGAGAAGGGTGCACTGAGAGGTACTAACTGTTTTCCGTGCTCCCCAAAGCACTAGGTTTTAAAGATCTGTCCACAACAGGAGGTTTGGATGAGACAGTCCCCGCTGATGGACTTGCAGGGTGAACTGGAGAGACGGGAACCTTTGGGATTAAATCAGTCGGGGGCTTTTCCACGCCAGGGATGAGGGGCTCGTCCAGAGACTCAGGACTTGGTTCTGGCTTTCCAAATTCCTGCACTATCCTTAGACgttccttctccagctcctgtcgTCGAATCATCTCCTCGAAGGCATGAAACTGCTcttgctctgcctgctgctgcttcatcAGGGCTACCCgatttctctcctcttccagctgctgctgcaaagccaaaTTGCGTGcaaattcctcttcctcctccttctgcaagGAGAAATATGCCAAGGGACATCAGCAGACAGGGGAACACGAGCCCGAGGCAGAATACGAAGCCTATGCACTGCAGACCCTCAGCAATCCCAGACTACTTCTAAAGGGTCTGCCAACGGTACTCCCTGCAAGGAAGCTTCAGCTTGCAAAACAGAGATCCGCACTTCCATCAGGAGAGCCAGCTAGACCAGGGCAGTAAAACTGCTGTCTTACCCTCCCTCTTCCACAGAAATATAATTCCAGGTTGATTTCCCTCTATCCTATCTCTAAAATCGCACTTGTCCGCAGCAAAACTGACTGCAGAGTTTTCTGCTTTGCCCACAGAACCCCAGATCCTTGCCCATGCTGTTACCAGCCGCCTGCTGAGTTTCTGGATCGTAAGACCTAGACCTCATGTtgggacaaggagaaaaaaacaatgaaacaacAGACCCAGCTCAGACTGCCTCCAGGATGCACAATGAAAAGAGATGCAGGGATGCCTATGACAGATTCACCTACATAATGGCAGCAGAGACACGATCGGgacagccctgtgctgcaggtgaCGAGGCTGGACCCTGCAAGCTGGGGCTACCCAGACTTCACATTTCAGAGCACCCAGGGAGCCCTGGAGACCTGCCCTCTGCCAAACCCTTTGTGGCTGAGGGTCTTCTGGGGAGCACAGGCCTCCAGTCTCCTCTCACTCACCTTCTGCTCCTTGTACTTAGCATAGTCCTTGGCGTACCTCTTTAATAGCTCCTCCTTGAGCTCTTCAGCTCTGGGGAAGGCTActtctttcagtttctgaaggGAGGAAACACAGCCGTAAGAGTGCGATAGCCCCAAGGCAAGAAAAACAAGACCTGAACAGATGCAAGAATCAACGGACACGTAGCACCCAGAGATTATAAACCATCCAGTTGTTCACGAGGCAGGAAGGGCCGAGCAGCTCCACCACCACGCGTGGACAGGCTGCAGACAGGCACGTTGTAGCCGGGTGGCACAGACAGCACCGCCAAAACCACTGAGCAAGAGCTCAGGCAGTGTTGCCCTTTTTGCTCTTCTGGTCAACGTTGAGCAGAGGAGCGGTAGCTTCTTGTGGCTGTGAGCCATCCCCAAGGATCCCCTGGCAAATCCCTTGAGGACCACCACATCGAGCACCCAGCCACCATGGAAAAGCCACGCGGTCTTTAAAAACCAGGGAGtttaacaggaaagaaaggaCACCCCAGCAGCTCAACAGAAAGTAAACTGGACGACCGCAGCCAGCCCAGCGCAAGTACAACGGGGTCAGAACCACCCAAACCGTAACTCCCAAGGGGTCAGGACTGCCTGGTCAAGCCAAGGCTTCTCAGCGTTTGTGTGGATCACTCATCCCAGAGGCATGAAAACCCAAGGTCGATGACCCCAAAACATTTCCGACAGCAGCCATTAAGCACTTGGCAATGTTACTACTTACTTTCACTGTCTCCCTCTTTTCGGGTATGACAGCAGTTTTGTAATCACGGTGCTGTGGCAGCTTCTCAATGAAGAGCCTGTAAATACAGGAGAGAAACTGCATTTCTGGATCACAGCAGAAAGGGACAAACGCAAGACAGTAAGTGGCATTTTGGGGGTACGGATCATTTCCCTCCACCACTGTCCCCTtgctccaccacctccctgggcctTGTGCTCCCCACAATCAGGACAGTCGTCTGCCTTTCTGCAGGAAAGCCTCCATCACATAACGGCCCTCTGAGCTCTTCATGGTGCACAGGAGATCTCGTTCAGTCCCAGAGGAGCACCTCCCACAGGAGATTTTTCTTCCACCTGGACTTTGGAGACGATCCTCAGggataaatacatttgttttgaaCAGAAACATTAATAAGCCGGTCTAAAACACCAAGGACGCTGGCAGCGATTCAGGAAGGTCCTTGGGCACCTGTCTACACCTCTGCGAGCATCCAAGGGGATTACACACAAGCTCAAGGACTCGGCTGACTCAGTGCTCACACCGTCCTTCTGCATGGGGGAACAAACACTTTGTGCAAGAGATGGGGAAATTAACTCAGACCTTGGACAGAGAAAACTTGCAGGTAAGCTAAAAGCAAGTTCACAACATCCCCAGCTGCTGCATCAGGAGCCTTTTGGCTCTGTGGCCCGACCACCCCCGGAAGGTCAGGGCAATATTTCAGGCAGCAGGGCTATTTCTGTGCAGACTTCTGGGAGGGAAATCAAGACTGAGCTCAACATCACCCCGCTCCCAGCACGACTACGAACAGGTTAATCTTCGGCTTCTCTACAAACAGGATAACTGTTCCCCCCTTCCAGGGAGCTCTGCAGGACACGGTGGTGAAGATGCAGAGAAAGAGTACTGCAAGCActagaacaagggaaaaaaacccgcaaacaTGGGGCAATTCACTCTGGCTCAGCTCTGTGAGGCTCCCCAGGCTTGAGGCATCCCCAAGTTATCTCTGCGAACAAGTCCCCAGCGGCGCACTAGCTGACTGTGTGCTCAGGGCGAGCTCACGGCGAGCTCACCTGGGTCCTTGTCTCCTGCAAGTGGAGCTGTGCTTGCTCTGAGCGTCCACAAAGCCTGTGGGCGTAACGTAAAAAACCCTGCCATTCCTTCGTGGCTCTTTGCTACACCGCTTCAGCATCCGAAGGAGGATGCTCTCCAGCTCCTTTAAAGTGCAGCCTCGTGCCCAGGCACAAGGAGTAAGGGTAGTGAGGACTAGACTGTGCCCCAGGGAGCAGCACAAACCAACCAAGAAGAGCCAAGCGGGAAAAACTCAGGGGGGACAGAGTGAGAACGCTCTTCATGCTGAGAATCCTGCGTGTGTGTGCAGTAAATAAACCCAGCTGCTTCAAAACCTCAGTCGTCTGGGAAAAGGAAGGACTTTTTGGAACCCCGAACGCTCCTGGTTGCCACAGAGAGCGTGAGGATGCTCTCGCCAGAGACCACAGGATCAGCATAACCATGTCACAGCCCAGAGCCACGGAGAAGCCATCGCTCCATCCAAAATGCCCAGCAAGGTCCCCGCTCCCGGCTGGTGGTTGCGAAGTAGGTCACTGTGTCGAGGAGACAAAACAAGGCTGTGATCATTGCCAACAGCTAGCAGATTAAAATGGAAGGGATTAATTAAGAAGGATTAAGAGCAGATGCTGGCCTGGGGAGGatggaaaaaacagcagacaGCTGGGTTTCCACAAgtcaggaagggggaaaaaaagtgggcAGCGGGATGAGAGGAGGACTCGGGCAGCCAGAGGAAAACTCTGGGGCAAGACCAGGCAGCGgcaggctggggatggaggcagaggaagggcagGAACGGTTCACGTTTCCTATCGACAGCCCAGCTGAGGCTTGGCAAGACTGAAACCCGCGGCTCCCATCACCAGGAGTTCTGGGCTTGTTCAAACCTCCGCCTGCTCCCGAGTCCACTATGAGCAGCAGCTGTTTGGCACCGAGCAGCCACATCACAGGCTATTTTTAAGCGCTGCTACAGCATGCACGCCAAGCCGGCGTCTCGAGTCCCTTGCAACACCCCACGCAGTCCCGCGGAGCCAATCCTAGCAGCTCACAGCCACGCAGGCAAACCAGGAGCCCAAACACCACAGAAaattcatgcctttttttttttttctttctttcttatttggcTCTAGCAAAATCAAACCTAGTGTGCCTGATGGCGATTCAAGGAAAACATCCACTCAGATCAACGCAGAGGCAGCTGTTCAAGACGACAAGCAAGCAGATGTCTTTCAAAGTGACAAGACGCATGTGTTAAAAAGTCCAGCCTGGTTATCCTTAGAGATACCTGTGCCGCCCTCCAGCCCCCCACGAGGAGGGCTGGGCAACGAGCTTCATTTCCACATGGGAAAGAGAGGTGCTGTGCAGCCAAACGACCTGCACGAGATCGAGCAGGTGGCCGGAGGCCAAGCAGGGAACTGGCTGCCTCAGTGGGAACCTCAGCACGGATCTGTCTTGAGATTACCCTGTGTCTAGACAAGATTGTCTCAAAACCGATGGCTCTGCAAATCAGGCGCCACAAGACAGATCTCATGGTGTAATTCAGGCCTTGGGATCAGCCTTGGGGAGTGCTGTATAGGGAAATAAAGAGAAACCCAGCTTCCTAAAGCCACACAGACTACACCTCCCTCCCAAGGACGATGCGCTCACTCCCACCAAACACACCAAACTAAGAGCGTCTCACGTACTTCTCAGGGCTGGAGTCCTCCCCTTCCCAAAGGCGCAGCCTGATGCGGAAAGCGCCTGCACTAGGCCATACGCTCcggcagggagctgggctctgagaAAGGATAGCCACAGCACTGCCTGCAGATGTGGGCTGAAGCATCGGGGGGAAGAATTCGGGTCCCGTTTCTagaaaggggagagcagagcatgTCCCATGAGAGGCTCCAATTACCAGCGCCCCGCTCTTGCCTTCTGGATCACGCCTTTGGGGAAGGACGTCTAGAAAACACTTCATCAAGCCTACCGCTTGAGCTACAGCTTCACATCTTCCTTTAAAGAAATGAGCTGGTGACATTAAGTTCATATCTTCAGACAATCCAGGGCAGAAGCTCATACTCATCAGCACTGGAGAAATCACACCTCTGAGGGGAAGTTTTTTCACCTTCCTGGCAGCCCAGCAGCCAGGCAAACGTAAATGCCACGAGCATTTGAAAGCTGCTGGAGAGAAAACACACCAGCACCCATCACTGCTGTAATGAAACAGTGAAGGTGCTTTTAGTTCATTTGTTTAGTGAAAGGGTTTCTCCTTTGGCCGCGGCTACGTA from Aptenodytes patagonicus chromosome 24, bAptPat1.pri.cur, whole genome shotgun sequence encodes:
- the STAMBP gene encoding STAM-binding protein isoform X1, with the protein product MCVIMPDHADVSLPPEERVRRLIQVGSAVEVNEDVPPRRYYRSGVEILRMATIYSEEGNIEHAFILYNKYITLFIEKLPQHRDYKTAVIPEKRETVKKLKEVAFPRAEELKEELLKRYAKDYAKYKEQKKEEEEEFARNLALQQQLEEERNRVALMKQQQAEQEQFHAFEEMIRRQELEKERLRIVQEFGKPEPSPESLDEPLIPGVEKPPTDLIPKVPVSPVHPASPSAGTVSSKPPVVDRSLKPSALGSTENNASMDVLRQVIVPRELCQKFLQLADANTIRGVETCGILCGKLMRNEFTITHVIVPKQYGGPDYCNTENEEELFVIQDQHGLVTLGWIHTHPTQTAFLSSVDLHTHCSYQMMLPESIAIVCSPKYQETGFFKLTEHGLEEISSCRQKGFHPHSKDPPLFTTCNHVSVVERDVVLMDLR
- the STAMBP gene encoding STAM-binding protein isoform X2; the protein is MLQPTSAGSAVAILSQSPAPCRSVWPSAGAFRIRLRLWEGEDSSPEKLFIEKLPQHRDYKTAVIPEKRETVKKLKEVAFPRAEELKEELLKRYAKDYAKYKEQKKEEEEEFARNLALQQQLEEERNRVALMKQQQAEQEQFHAFEEMIRRQELEKERLRIVQEFGKPEPSPESLDEPLIPGVEKPPTDLIPKVPVSPVHPASPSAGTVSSKPPVVDRSLKPSALGSTENNASMDVLRQVIVPRELCQKFLQLADANTIRGVETCGILCGKLMRNEFTITHVIVPKQYGGPDYCNTENEEELFVIQDQHGLVTLGWIHTHPTQTAFLSSVDLHTHCSYQMMLPESIAIVCSPKYQETGFFKLTEHGLEEISSCRQKGFHPHSKDPPLFTTCNHVSVVERDVVLMDLR